The proteins below come from a single Dinghuibacter silviterrae genomic window:
- a CDS encoding MFS transporter translates to MKKISDWSVFRAFRSRNYLLYFFGRAITQFGTWMQRTAVVWVIYSITQSAFWTGVTFFAEQFPAFLFSFAGGVVADRHDRIKVIRITQVASMIQAVSLAVLVYTGHKVVWEILTLSVILGIINAFDVPARQSLVHLVVADPSDLPNAVSLTTATASLALLLGPALSMFILTAWGASACFLINAASFGGVIVSLLLMKLPPYQQKKTDKHVLSEFWEGFVYVWKTPELGHTILMLAIVSLLVQSYSTVLPVFAKVVFHGGASTYGYITSGVGVGALLGTVFLASRKPDAHLKRILFISTLAMGIGLVCFASIKNFPAAMLFVVLAGFGGMTLVTACNILVQSESEPHMRGRAIGILLMAIFGLMPPGSLLVGWVSQHVGAPVTVLTQGVIAIVVALAFRWVSFPGWQTAFRQGPGH, encoded by the coding sequence ATGAAAAAGATCAGCGATTGGAGCGTATTCAGGGCTTTCCGGAGCCGCAATTATCTGCTTTATTTTTTCGGGCGGGCCATCACCCAGTTTGGAACATGGATGCAGCGGACCGCCGTGGTCTGGGTCATCTACTCGATCACGCAATCCGCCTTCTGGACCGGCGTGACGTTCTTTGCGGAACAGTTCCCCGCCTTTTTGTTTTCTTTCGCCGGTGGCGTGGTCGCGGACCGGCATGACCGGATCAAGGTCATCCGGATCACCCAGGTCGCATCGATGATCCAGGCCGTGTCCCTGGCGGTGCTCGTCTATACAGGGCATAAAGTTGTATGGGAGATCCTGACGCTGAGCGTCATCCTGGGGATCATCAACGCCTTCGACGTGCCCGCGCGACAATCCCTGGTACACCTGGTGGTGGCGGACCCATCCGATCTGCCCAATGCCGTATCCCTGACCACCGCAACGGCCAGCCTGGCGCTGTTGCTGGGACCGGCCTTGTCCATGTTCATATTGACCGCCTGGGGCGCTTCCGCCTGCTTCCTCATCAACGCGGCCAGCTTTGGAGGGGTCATCGTCTCGCTGCTCCTGATGAAGCTACCGCCCTATCAACAGAAGAAAACGGACAAACATGTCCTGTCTGAGTTTTGGGAAGGGTTCGTCTATGTGTGGAAAACCCCGGAACTCGGACATACGATCCTGATGCTGGCTATCGTGAGCCTGCTGGTGCAGTCTTATAGCACGGTGTTGCCGGTGTTTGCAAAAGTGGTTTTTCACGGGGGCGCGTCGACGTACGGCTATATTACCAGCGGCGTCGGTGTCGGCGCCTTGCTCGGCACGGTTTTCCTGGCGTCCCGTAAACCGGACGCCCACCTGAAACGGATTCTTTTCATCAGCACCCTCGCCATGGGTATCGGCCTGGTCTGCTTTGCGTCGATAAAGAATTTTCCGGCAGCGATGTTGTTTGTGGTCCTGGCGGGGTTTGGCGGTATGACGCTGGTCACTGCCTGCAATATCCTGGTCCAGTCCGAATCCGAGCCGCACATGCGGGGCCGGGCGATCGGGATCCTGTTGATGGCTATTTTTGGACTGATGCCGCCGGGCAGCCTGCTGGTCGGCTGGGTGTCGCAACACGTGGGCGCGCCGGTCACGGTACTGACGCAGGGGGTGATCGCCATCGTGGTGGCGTTGGCGTTTAGATGGGTCTCGTTTCCTGGCTGGCAAACCGCCTTTCGGCAAGGCCCTGGTCATTGA
- a CDS encoding DUF1348 family protein has protein sequence METTHTKFPTPPWDMETAAKRLAFEEAAWNTHDPDQILEGYADVIEMRDGLDFINGKQALKQFLTRKFQTQLDYTVTLDLWGALKGRMAVRFEAEWHDAAGQRYRSYGVQVFQFNDQGLAERRFASQETRPI, from the coding sequence ATGGAAACAACACACACAAAATTCCCCACACCACCCTGGGACATGGAAACTGCCGCCAAAAGGCTGGCATTTGAAGAAGCCGCCTGGAACACTCACGACCCCGATCAGATCCTCGAAGGCTATGCCGACGTTATCGAGATGCGTGACGGCTTGGATTTCATTAACGGCAAACAAGCGTTGAAGCAATTTCTGACCCGCAAATTCCAAACCCAATTGGATTATACGGTGACACTGGACCTTTGGGGGGCGCTCAAAGGCCGGATGGCCGTCCGGTTCGAAGCGGAATGGCACGATGCGGCGGGCCAGCGGTACAGAAGTTATGGGGTGCAGGTTTTTCAATTCAATGACCAGGGCCTTGCCGAAAGGCGGTTTGCCAGCCAGGAAACGAGACCCATCTAA
- a CDS encoding TonB-dependent receptor, protein MRKWLLIIALSMGTAPTLLAQSAGLLEGRVTDEQHRPLASTTVVLVNRYAKDTAKIIDTDSSGRFFVMEIPFGQFTCTITHVGYQPITRDGIDFTPENSTNDLGDLVMVPAGKMLADITVTARSPTLRIGPDKKVFAVNQSLVSLGGTAADLLQNIPTLQVDANGNVSLRGATDLVVLVDGKRSVIGGGSIVQVLQSIPASSIDRVEIITNPSAKYDASGQAIINIVLKKNTAAGSNGSVAVTGGTRDNYNAAASFNDRNGTINWYGNYSYQHRNTYSNGYQNMTYLLTPSPAYYSDETFPSTTITDLHSAKAGLSFHGLSISGAYDAYSKVRNEWLTVNNLMANDSPALLSTRYNATTGNGNSYELTVDYTHSFRRPQRELSFDADYAHGYTNQLQLYNTDIYNIDGNAVDSTSVIKDSKVGRSRYYNIQLDYKDGPLETGLRSQISTTDNQEWDYNLDHISGKYDPDYSFINSFKSTDQVHAVYITYSRQIKTFSFQVGLRGELGRFNAHLQSFDSTGQLVTEPVTVHTQGLYPSLVLTQKLKGNRQLQLSYSRRVNRPTPGELNPFWDISDPVNYDAGNLHLLPESIHLAELTYTQGPLTTGAYFTQVNDVIKHVQTTPVNDVTMTVADNLPWAINTGLELIGNFHPVKIWDFTANVNVFERINAGDSALGITPTHGLSWNLNVTNNITLPPHLTFQVRTDYRAPELIIQDRYRPAFGVDAAAKYDFWHKKASLSLNGRDIFNSRKWRFFRVSDDLLLDFQRVTYSARASLTFTYRFGKSSAETRTIHTEQQNARIENG, encoded by the coding sequence ATGCGAAAATGGCTTTTGATCATCGCCTTGTCGATGGGCACCGCCCCTACCCTGCTGGCACAAAGCGCAGGCCTGCTGGAAGGCCGCGTCACGGACGAGCAACACCGGCCGCTGGCATCGACGACCGTGGTATTGGTGAACCGGTATGCCAAAGACACGGCAAAAATCATCGATACGGATTCCTCCGGCAGGTTTTTCGTCATGGAGATCCCTTTCGGTCAGTTTACCTGCACCATCACCCACGTCGGTTACCAACCGATCACCAGGGACGGTATTGATTTTACGCCTGAAAACAGTACCAACGACCTTGGCGACCTGGTCATGGTCCCCGCTGGAAAGATGCTGGCCGACATCACGGTCACCGCCCGGTCACCGACCCTCCGCATCGGGCCGGACAAAAAAGTCTTTGCCGTCAACCAAAGCCTCGTCAGCCTTGGCGGAACCGCCGCCGACCTCCTGCAAAACATTCCCACCCTCCAGGTGGACGCGAACGGCAATGTGAGCCTGCGGGGAGCGACCGACCTGGTGGTGCTCGTGGACGGCAAGCGTTCCGTGATCGGCGGAGGGAGCATCGTCCAGGTGCTGCAATCCATCCCGGCCAGTTCCATCGACCGGGTGGAAATCATCACCAACCCTTCCGCCAAATACGACGCTTCAGGGCAAGCCATCATCAATATTGTTCTGAAGAAGAATACGGCGGCCGGGTCAAACGGCTCTGTTGCGGTCACCGGGGGTACGAGGGATAATTATAACGCGGCGGCGTCCTTCAACGACCGGAACGGCACGATCAATTGGTACGGCAACTATAGCTATCAACACCGGAACACCTACAGCAACGGATACCAGAATATGACCTACCTGCTGACCCCCAGCCCGGCTTATTACAGCGATGAAACCTTTCCCTCCACCACGATTACGGACCTCCATTCTGCGAAGGCGGGGCTGAGTTTTCATGGACTCAGTATATCCGGCGCCTACGACGCCTATTCCAAAGTGCGCAACGAATGGCTGACGGTCAACAACCTGATGGCAAACGATTCGCCGGCGCTGCTCAGCACCCGCTACAATGCCACGACGGGCAATGGCAACAGCTATGAGTTGACGGTCGACTACACCCATTCCTTCCGCCGGCCGCAAAGGGAGCTGTCCTTTGATGCCGACTATGCGCATGGCTACACCAACCAGTTGCAACTATACAACACCGATATTTACAACATCGATGGGAATGCCGTGGATTCAACCTCTGTTATAAAGGACAGTAAGGTGGGCCGCAGCAGGTACTACAACATTCAGTTGGATTATAAAGACGGTCCCCTGGAGACAGGCTTGCGCAGCCAGATCAGCACAACCGACAACCAGGAATGGGATTACAACCTCGACCATATCAGTGGCAAGTATGATCCTGACTACAGCTTTATCAATTCTTTCAAAAGCACGGACCAGGTGCACGCTGTTTATATCACGTACAGCCGGCAAATCAAGACGTTCTCCTTCCAGGTAGGCCTGAGAGGCGAACTCGGCCGGTTCAACGCCCATCTTCAAAGTTTCGACTCGACCGGCCAGTTGGTCACGGAACCGGTTACCGTACATACCCAGGGGCTTTATCCCAGCCTGGTGTTGACCCAAAAGCTGAAGGGGAACCGGCAGCTCCAGCTGAGCTATTCCCGGCGGGTCAACCGGCCCACCCCGGGCGAGCTCAATCCTTTCTGGGATATCTCGGACCCCGTGAATTATGACGCCGGCAACCTGCACCTCCTGCCGGAGAGCATTCACCTGGCAGAGCTGACCTATACCCAGGGCCCGTTAACCACCGGGGCATACTTCACCCAGGTCAATGACGTGATCAAACACGTACAGACCACACCGGTGAATGATGTGACCATGACCGTCGCCGACAATCTGCCCTGGGCCATCAACACCGGCCTGGAACTCATCGGCAATTTCCATCCGGTCAAAATTTGGGACTTCACCGCCAACGTCAACGTGTTTGAGCGGATCAATGCCGGGGATTCGGCTTTGGGCATCACCCCCACGCATGGCTTGAGCTGGAACCTGAACGTGACCAACAACATTACGCTGCCTCCTCACCTGACCTTTCAGGTGAGGACCGACTATAGGGCCCCCGAATTGATCATCCAGGACAGGTACCGCCCGGCTTTTGGCGTCGACGCGGCCGCCAAATATGATTTCTGGCATAAAAAAGCCAGCCTTTCGCTGAATGGCCGCGACATCTTCAACAGCCGTAAATGGCGATTTTTCAGGGTCAGCGATGACCTGCTCCTCGACTTTCAACGGGTCACCTATAGCGCCAGGGCCAGCCTGACGTTCACCTACCGCTTTGGCAAAAGCAGCGCCGAGACCCGGACAATACATACCGAACAACAGAACGCGCGGATTGAGAACGGGTGA
- a CDS encoding TetR family transcriptional regulator: MTPTPDELAQEEILQAALHLYQKFGPGKVTMDLVATASGRSRTSLYYYYKNRDEIYQAVMDKIADGMAVNMRQAVAAAEPLPDKIYAFCYAKIKASEDWKKVLGAMWAAMTAEEQSRHGRVMTGLHQKLIYHEGLILNEVLTEAARRGEIRAISPGDQDMLVFLISSGIRGLRREVYELGDPHDLKAALRLLTDMVVHWVKP, translated from the coding sequence ATGACACCCACCCCGGATGAGTTAGCACAGGAGGAGATCCTCCAGGCAGCCCTGCACCTTTACCAGAAATTCGGCCCGGGCAAGGTAACCATGGATCTTGTCGCCACCGCCTCCGGCAGAAGCCGGACCTCTCTGTACTATTATTATAAGAACCGGGATGAGATCTACCAGGCGGTGATGGATAAAATTGCCGATGGAATGGCCGTCAACATGCGCCAGGCCGTAGCGGCCGCGGAGCCCCTGCCGGATAAGATCTATGCTTTTTGCTATGCGAAGATCAAAGCCTCGGAAGACTGGAAAAAGGTCCTGGGCGCCATGTGGGCCGCGATGACCGCCGAGGAGCAATCCAGGCATGGCCGGGTGATGACCGGCCTGCACCAAAAACTCATCTATCATGAAGGCCTGATCCTGAACGAGGTGCTGACGGAAGCGGCCCGGCGGGGCGAGATACGGGCGATCAGCCCCGGCGACCAGGACATGCTGGTCTTTCTCATATCCAGTGGTATCCGCGGGCTAAGACGGGAGGTCTACGAACTGGGTGATCCACACGATCTGAAAGCGGCGCTGCGGCTGCTGACGGATATGGTCGTGCATTGGGTCAAACCCTAA
- a CDS encoding sensor histidine kinase, producing the protein MDKGRLLRLQYLVWATIFLISYFAMITDDGPLRSAGFAIRDTCFYALIVYGNIRFLYPRFYQKKQYVLYIAGSVLLLVLAGAGKVYLSLALHSKVYLTAPRWLDAETYFTLIFSGISVFVLSFVFRLAIAYFMIKQASEEAMLKLLRAQVQPHFLFNTLNNMYYEAFLDSPRTALLIERLSEIMRYFVDQSNQETVPLATEVQFLDNYIALEKIRISPEPEIGFERHYDASTPIPPMLLMTFVENIFKHGIDKITGRNKITISLMQQKGYLYFSTKNTINRHVGPQVTGGLGLANLRKRLSILYGGNFHMETASDGQYFTATLKVPLA; encoded by the coding sequence ATGGACAAAGGGAGACTTTTGAGGCTGCAATACCTGGTGTGGGCCACTATATTTTTGATCAGCTATTTTGCGATGATAACCGACGACGGCCCCCTACGGTCGGCGGGTTTTGCCATCCGGGATACCTGTTTCTATGCCCTGATCGTGTACGGCAACATCCGCTTCCTGTACCCGCGATTCTATCAAAAAAAACAATATGTGCTGTATATAGCCGGATCGGTCCTGTTGCTGGTGCTGGCCGGCGCCGGCAAGGTCTATCTCTCGTTGGCCCTTCACAGCAAAGTGTATTTGACCGCCCCCCGGTGGCTGGACGCGGAAACATACTTTACGTTGATCTTTTCGGGCATATCGGTTTTTGTGCTGAGCTTTGTCTTCCGGCTGGCCATTGCTTATTTTATGATCAAACAGGCCTCGGAAGAAGCGATGCTGAAGTTGCTGAGGGCGCAGGTCCAGCCCCATTTCCTCTTCAATACCCTGAACAACATGTATTATGAGGCCTTCCTGGACTCGCCCCGGACGGCACTGTTGATCGAAAGGCTGTCGGAGATCATGCGGTATTTTGTCGATCAGAGCAACCAGGAAACCGTACCGCTGGCCACGGAGGTACAGTTCCTGGACAATTACATCGCGCTGGAGAAAATAAGGATCAGCCCGGAACCGGAGATCGGATTTGAAAGACACTATGACGCCTCCACACCGATCCCGCCGATGCTGCTGATGACTTTTGTGGAAAATATCTTTAAACACGGCATCGATAAGATCACCGGGCGCAACAAGATTACGATTTCCCTGATGCAGCAAAAAGGGTACCTTTATTTCAGCACAAAGAACACCATCAACCGGCACGTAGGACCTCAGGTGACGGGTGGCCTGGGTTTGGCCAACCTTCGCAAACGGTTGTCCATCCTGTATGGCGGCAATTTTCACATGGAGACGGCGAGTGACGGTCAGTATTTCACGGCAACCCTAAAAGTACCACTCGCATGA
- a CDS encoding AraC family transcriptional regulator, translated as MLKDLFHIAFFEEGTPDNSHALYHQVYVFTRGRGIVVIGQDTCTVQKNDVLVLSKGQTHRFGDNTLSGYLVQFNDAFWKQTPASANNCKAVLFDVGVVQHRITVAAPDVKSLTAIVDLALAEYASPDYSNKPDALAAFLKIIVIKIANIHTLLQEDIGSFDNKLYQDFVSLVNREAATCHDVASYAQKLGVSARKLSVTCYGHGRGAKEMINDRLMSEAKRSLQFTSKPVKEIALDLSFSTPYQFSHFFKKRAALSPEHYRKQFVKIGI; from the coding sequence ATGTTAAAGGACCTGTTTCATATTGCCTTTTTTGAAGAAGGTACGCCGGACAATAGCCATGCCCTTTATCACCAGGTGTATGTTTTTACCAGGGGCCGCGGTATCGTCGTGATCGGTCAGGACACCTGCACGGTTCAAAAGAATGACGTGCTGGTCTTGTCAAAGGGCCAAACCCACCGGTTTGGGGACAATACGCTTTCCGGGTACCTGGTGCAATTCAATGACGCCTTTTGGAAGCAAACCCCTGCCAGTGCCAATAATTGCAAGGCGGTATTGTTTGACGTGGGCGTTGTACAACACCGCATCACCGTCGCGGCCCCTGACGTGAAAAGCCTCACCGCTATTGTTGACCTGGCCCTCGCCGAATACGCCAGCCCCGACTATTCCAACAAACCGGATGCGCTGGCGGCCTTCTTAAAAATCATCGTCATAAAAATCGCCAACATCCATACCCTCCTGCAGGAAGACATCGGGAGCTTTGATAACAAACTGTACCAGGATTTTGTTTCGCTGGTCAACCGCGAAGCGGCGACCTGTCACGACGTGGCGTCGTATGCGCAAAAGCTGGGCGTTTCCGCCAGGAAATTATCGGTCACCTGCTATGGGCATGGGCGAGGGGCCAAGGAAATGATCAACGACCGGTTGATGTCGGAAGCCAAACGATCGCTTCAATTTACCTCGAAGCCGGTGAAAGAAATTGCGTTGGACCTAAGCTTCTCTACGCCCTACCAGTTTAGTCATTTTTTTAAAAAGCGCGCCGCGCTGTCTCCCGAACATTACCGGAAGCAATTTGTAAAAATTGGTATCTGA
- a CDS encoding helix-turn-helix domain-containing protein has product MASLTLTDPRTKQVALKVTPFTDDSLFNSLKKYNCFSMLLVSKGRGTVQRDETQYAFNSGCLLSFAIYQPFMVKPADAVEGVLVNFHPSFFCLFKHRQEVSCNGVLFNNLYDTPVAELTPGDLRSLSVIVDQISSEMQRRQQPDQDVLLSYLKVFLMEASRAKIEQREGAQPVKAPLTLENLRTAIETHYKTLHSPGDYGDLLHISTKALNKACKAHFDKTLTDLIAERLIIEAKRELYLTAKSVKEIAFELGYEDEFYFSRYFKKKVGVSPQIFRDTVGFDKLTA; this is encoded by the coding sequence ATGGCATCCCTTACGTTGACCGATCCCCGGACCAAACAGGTGGCCCTGAAGGTCACTCCCTTTACAGACGACAGCCTTTTCAACAGCCTTAAAAAATATAATTGTTTTTCCATGCTGCTCGTGTCCAAAGGGCGGGGCACCGTCCAGAGGGATGAGACCCAGTATGCATTCAACAGCGGTTGTCTGTTGAGTTTTGCGATCTACCAGCCATTTATGGTCAAACCCGCTGATGCAGTGGAAGGGGTGCTGGTCAATTTTCACCCAAGCTTTTTCTGCCTTTTTAAACATCGGCAGGAAGTCTCTTGTAACGGCGTTCTCTTCAATAATTTGTACGACACGCCCGTGGCTGAATTGACGCCCGGCGACCTACGGTCCTTGTCCGTGATCGTCGATCAGATAAGTTCCGAAATGCAAAGAAGGCAACAGCCGGACCAGGATGTGTTGCTTTCCTATTTGAAGGTCTTCCTGATGGAGGCGTCCAGGGCGAAAATAGAGCAACGCGAGGGGGCGCAACCCGTCAAAGCACCGCTGACATTGGAGAACCTGAGAACAGCCATCGAGACGCATTATAAGACGCTGCATAGCCCCGGTGACTATGGCGACCTCCTGCACATCTCCACAAAGGCGCTGAACAAAGCCTGCAAAGCCCATTTCGATAAGACCCTGACCGATTTGATTGCCGAAAGGCTGATCATCGAGGCGAAACGGGAGTTGTACCTGACGGCAAAGTCCGTAAAGGAAATCGCCTTCGAACTCGGCTACGAAGACGAGTTTTATTTCAGCCGCTATTTCAAGAAAAAAGTAGGCGTTTCTCCCCAGATCTTCCGGGACACCGTGGGGTTTGATAAGTTGACGGCATAA
- a CDS encoding LytR/AlgR family response regulator transcription factor → MNLRCMIVDDEPNAVNLLEVLIGQSTPWQLVARCHNALEAIGFLKNNSVDLLFLDINMPLLSGMELAGLLSGDTAIVFTTAHSEHAAESYSFNTIDYLLKPITLKRFLAATKKVEAYFLPRMPAGDKPAEPGHEYFFVKSGTELRKILLPEILFFESRKEYVRVVTQTFEVLTYRRLKDIEAQLPLPFVRVHHSYIVNVRQLTKIQDNQIHIGEVQIPIGEKFRDGLMDMVRRKTF, encoded by the coding sequence ATGAACCTACGGTGCATGATCGTTGATGACGAACCCAATGCGGTCAACCTGCTGGAAGTGCTGATCGGGCAAAGCACGCCCTGGCAATTGGTGGCCAGGTGCCACAATGCGTTAGAGGCCATCGGGTTTCTAAAAAACAACAGCGTCGATCTCCTTTTCCTTGATATCAATATGCCTTTGCTCAGCGGGATGGAGCTGGCCGGCCTTTTGTCCGGGGACACGGCGATCGTTTTTACAACCGCCCACTCCGAACATGCCGCGGAGAGTTATTCCTTCAACACCATCGACTACCTGTTAAAACCCATCACGCTAAAGCGGTTTTTAGCCGCCACCAAAAAGGTGGAGGCGTATTTCCTGCCGCGCATGCCCGCGGGCGACAAACCGGCGGAACCGGGTCATGAATACTTCTTTGTCAAATCGGGTACCGAGCTTCGAAAGATCCTTTTGCCCGAGATCCTTTTTTTTGAAAGCCGGAAGGAATACGTGCGGGTCGTGACCCAAACCTTCGAGGTGCTGACCTACCGGCGTTTAAAAGATATTGAAGCACAACTTCCCCTGCCCTTTGTCCGTGTGCATCATTCCTATATCGTCAATGTCAGGCAACTGACTAAAATCCAGGACAACCAGATCCACATCGGTGAGGTGCAGATTCCCATCGGCGAGAAATTCAGGGACGGGCTGATGGATATGGTCCGGCGAAAGACATTCTGA
- a CDS encoding START domain-containing protein, with the protein MLKLSVLFVLLSGTAFAQKDWVLHDQHEGISIYTRTFPDSKFKAIRVKCRVNTTLSRLVAVILDVNTARQWVYGTKSAVLLRQVSPSELFYYSVIELPWPVNNRDFIAHLTVSQDPQTSVVTIDGPTLPTYMPPKQGIVRVPTGEGHWVLTPLGGGVVAIDYILRTDPGGNLPAWLVNLFVTKGPLQTFAALQKQLRDSKVRADFIKEPVSKADTF; encoded by the coding sequence ATGCTAAAACTTTCCGTTTTATTTGTCCTCTTAAGTGGAACAGCCTTCGCGCAGAAAGATTGGGTCCTGCACGACCAGCACGAAGGCATATCTATCTATACCCGCACGTTCCCGGATTCCAAGTTCAAGGCGATCCGGGTCAAATGCCGGGTCAATACCACGCTATCCCGGCTTGTTGCGGTCATCCTCGATGTCAATACCGCCAGGCAATGGGTGTACGGCACCAAATCCGCCGTCCTGCTCCGGCAGGTATCCCCCTCGGAATTATTTTATTATTCAGTAATCGAACTACCCTGGCCGGTCAATAACCGGGACTTCATCGCGCACCTGACGGTGTCACAGGACCCACAGACATCGGTCGTCACCATCGACGGACCGACTTTACCCACCTATATGCCTCCGAAACAGGGCATCGTGCGCGTCCCCACCGGTGAAGGGCATTGGGTGCTCACCCCGCTGGGGGGCGGTGTGGTGGCCATCGATTATATCCTGCGGACAGATCCCGGCGGAAACCTCCCCGCCTGGCTGGTGAACCTGTTTGTCACCAAGGGGCCGCTCCAGACGTTTGCGGCGTTGCAGAAGCAACTTCGGGACAGCAAGGTGAGGGCTGATTTTATAAAAGAGCCTGTATCGAAAGCGGACACATTTTAG
- a CDS encoding zinc finger-like domain-containing protein produces the protein MRPTIIALVLLAPWVSMGQTNQPLPDLSGTWKGLTLFPTFVIYQEFYLKQIDRNSYSGIIAFSIRAKDDTTSFDNPRLYHAKKMILGYFDGKDFIYDEEDTVMSPPTAKDNLGSDRTLHFAVIKDTMRLWLVSDNRDVLSNSNRLSASIPQEYERRLITRDKLKLDGLVFGDSGADKPIVPGQPATDTLYVGYHFRNTAGSRIKRINIDLGLLPTPGNPVPVGPFGPYLNQYQIDLSTRDTDVTAGIVIGPGFPTSGDSLLFRLSANCMGIDFDAKTLMLPTRRLTAMASYRAFARQLVGCWRPGYPSGETPLGPVLHNHLIELFDNGIGISRNDSGNTAENVRFLSWKVLGDTMYLVIAGGKPFRMRFQVSGDNLSLSGPGGSCSFTRISSDPFSRYQHDLPVDQMYNEWGVQLRLDNWQLSGLKDDKPKEFYDMYPSRRGWGEIVYYSAKDNIDTYQFLKFHQSGDGYDVKGLNVDAGFSTNFFYAGGVLIDVDQVEGLPDRVLVLTKTGHPPASDLTTLHRRFGSGLPEAGTHWSICTACQGKGHITVTVNNIVGEHNTFISHEETCGICGGKGGAYVND, from the coding sequence ATGAGACCAACGATCATCGCGCTCGTCCTGCTGGCACCATGGGTGTCCATGGGTCAAACCAACCAGCCGCTTCCAGACCTTTCCGGCACGTGGAAGGGCCTGACTTTATTCCCGACGTTTGTGATCTACCAGGAATTTTACCTGAAGCAGATCGACAGAAACAGCTATTCCGGGATCATCGCCTTTAGCATAAGGGCCAAGGACGACACCACCTCGTTTGACAATCCCCGTCTTTACCACGCCAAAAAAATGATCCTGGGGTATTTTGACGGCAAGGACTTTATCTATGACGAGGAGGACACCGTGATGTCGCCACCCACGGCCAAGGACAACCTCGGCAGCGACCGAACGCTTCACTTTGCCGTCATCAAGGACACCATGAGGCTTTGGCTGGTGTCGGACAACAGGGACGTCCTGTCCAATTCCAACCGGTTGTCGGCTTCCATTCCGCAGGAATATGAACGCCGGCTGATCACCAGGGACAAGCTCAAGCTCGACGGCCTGGTTTTCGGTGACAGCGGCGCGGACAAACCCATCGTTCCGGGGCAGCCGGCCACCGATACCCTTTATGTCGGTTATCACTTCCGGAACACGGCCGGCAGCCGCATCAAACGGATCAACATCGACCTGGGTCTGCTGCCTACCCCGGGCAACCCGGTGCCGGTGGGTCCATTCGGGCCCTATCTGAACCAATACCAGATAGACCTTTCGACCCGGGATACGGACGTAACGGCCGGCATCGTCATCGGCCCGGGGTTTCCGACCTCCGGTGATTCCCTGCTTTTCCGTTTGAGTGCAAATTGTATGGGCATCGATTTTGACGCCAAGACCCTGATGCTGCCCACCAGGCGCCTGACGGCCATGGCGTCCTACCGGGCCTTCGCCCGGCAACTGGTGGGCTGCTGGCGGCCCGGGTACCCTTCCGGAGAGACGCCGCTGGGCCCGGTCTTGCACAACCACCTGATCGAGCTGTTTGACAACGGGATTGGTATTTCAAGAAATGACAGCGGAAATACCGCGGAGAACGTTCGATTCCTTTCCTGGAAGGTACTGGGAGACACCATGTACCTGGTCATTGCCGGTGGCAAGCCTTTCCGGATGCGCTTCCAGGTCAGCGGGGACAACCTCTCCCTATCCGGCCCGGGTGGAAGCTGCTCCTTCACCAGGATCTCTTCCGACCCCTTTTCGCGTTATCAGCATGACCTGCCTGTCGACCAGATGTACAACGAATGGGGCGTACAGCTCCGGCTTGACAACTGGCAGCTCAGCGGACTAAAAGACGATAAGCCCAAGGAATTCTACGACATGTATCCCTCCCGGAGAGGCTGGGGGGAAATCGTCTACTATAGCGCCAAAGACAATATAGATACGTACCAATTCCTGAAGTTTCACCAGTCCGGCGATGGGTATGATGTCAAAGGATTAAACGTGGACGCCGGTTTCTCCACCAATTTCTTTTATGCCGGCGGGGTCCTCATCGACGTCGACCAGGTAGAAGGGCTGCCCGATCGCGTGCTGGTGCTCACCAAAACCGGGCATCCCCCCGCCAGCGACCTGACCACCCTCCATCGCCGCTTTGGGAGCGGTTTGCCGGAAGCCGGGACACACTGGAGTATATGCACGGCGTGCCAAGGCAAGGGGCATATTACCGTAACGGTTAATAACATCGTCGGAGAACACAACACCTTCATCAGCCATGAGGAGACCTGCGGCATCTGCGGTGGCAAAGGGGGGGCGTATGTCAATGACTAG